The following proteins are co-located in the Thermoanaerobacterales bacterium genome:
- a CDS encoding TusE/DsrC/DsvC family sulfur relay protein, with translation MPFVEVNGRQVEVDEDGFLVNPEDWTEDIAYAFAKGEGIDELTENHWKVINYLKEYFKQNGIAPMIRKMCKDTGIPLKEIYELFPTGPAKGACKLGGLPKPTGCV, from the coding sequence ATGCCGTTTGTCGAAGTTAACGGCAGGCAGGTGGAGGTCGACGAGGACGGTTTCCTCGTCAACCCGGAGGACTGGACCGAGGATATTGCGTATGCTTTCGCCAAGGGTGAGGGTATCGACGAACTCACCGAGAACCACTGGAAGGTCATCAACTACCTCAAGGAGTACTTCAAGCAGAACGGGATCGCGCCGATGATCCGCAAGATGTGCAAGGACACCGGCATCCCCCTGAAGGAGATCTACGAGCTCTTCCCGACGGGCCCCGCCAAAGGCGCCTGCAAGCTGGGCGGCCTGCCGAAGCCGACCGGTTGCGTCTAA
- a CDS encoding cation:proton antiporter regulatory subunit has translation MGYFREADLPGLGKKYSLRTHRKENLSIVIHHDGKRELYIMDRHDEPLASITLQDDEARQVGAILSGAFFKPKAVEDLEVAIEGLRIEWFKLTEGSPLAGRSIGELGIRHKTGVSIIAIIRGEDSIPNPGPDCVLQEGDTIVALAKHFKDFRQFLQGK, from the coding sequence GTGGGTTACTTCCGTGAGGCGGACCTGCCCGGTCTGGGGAAAAAGTACAGCCTGCGGACGCACCGCAAAGAGAACCTGAGCATTGTCATCCACCACGACGGCAAGCGCGAGCTATACATCATGGACCGTCACGATGAGCCCCTGGCCAGCATCACTCTGCAGGACGACGAAGCCCGCCAGGTGGGGGCCATCCTGTCCGGCGCCTTCTTCAAGCCGAAGGCCGTGGAGGACCTGGAGGTCGCCATCGAGGGCCTGCGTATCGAGTGGTTCAAGCTGACGGAGGGCTCCCCCCTCGCCGGCCGGTCCATCGGCGAGCTTGGCATCCGGCACAAGACCGGGGTCTCGATCATCGCCATCATCCGGGGCGAGGACAGCATTCCCAACCCGGGTCCGGACTGCGTCCTGCAGGAGGGCGATACCATCGTCGCCCTGGCGAAGCATTTCAAAGACTTCCGCCAATTTCTACAAGGCAAGTAG
- a CDS encoding cobyrinate a,c-diamide synthase: MSEPRPRLVIAAPQGRSGKTTVTATLVAGLAARGLAVQPFKKGPDFIDPSWLSQVAGRACRNLDLYLMPAETVRDSFFRAAADADVAVVEGAMGLFDGLDLEGSNSTAELAKLLAAPVILVLNVTRMTRSAAAVVLGCQKFDPELNIAGVVLNNVARPRHLDMLTGAIDRYCGLPVVGAIPKRADYAVPDRHLGLVPAGEDSSLHAAVAALARDAAERLDIDRLLAIAASAPPLDAPLQSTEPSPAPAAGAPRIGVVRDRAFTFYYPENLEALQSAGAALVYIDALLDPALPPVDGLYIGGGFPEVFAGELEANAGLREAIRRAAAEGMPVYAECGGLMYLGEALTWKGRRYAMAGALPLEVDLDEKPRGHGYMLCAVEEENPFFPQGALVRGHEFHHSSVTVLDRGRVRLALQVRRGYGIDGRRDGAVFRNVFAAYNHIHALGVPEWAPRFVEAARSYRAARERTVCHFGG, from the coding sequence TTGAGCGAACCGCGTCCCAGGCTGGTGATCGCCGCGCCGCAGGGCCGTTCCGGGAAAACCACGGTGACCGCCACCCTGGTAGCCGGGCTGGCGGCGAGGGGCCTTGCCGTCCAGCCTTTCAAGAAGGGGCCGGACTTCATCGACCCGAGCTGGCTGTCGCAGGTGGCGGGCCGCGCGTGCCGCAACCTGGACCTCTACCTAATGCCGGCCGAGACCGTCCGTGACAGCTTCTTCCGGGCCGCCGCCGACGCCGACGTCGCCGTTGTCGAAGGGGCGATGGGGCTCTTTGACGGCCTGGACCTGGAGGGCAGCAACAGCACGGCCGAACTGGCCAAACTCCTTGCCGCCCCGGTCATCCTTGTCCTCAACGTGACGCGCATGACCCGCTCGGCGGCGGCCGTCGTCCTCGGCTGCCAGAAATTCGACCCGGAGCTGAACATCGCGGGGGTTGTCCTGAACAACGTGGCCCGCCCCCGCCACCTGGACATGCTGACGGGCGCCATCGACCGCTACTGCGGGCTTCCCGTGGTCGGGGCGATTCCGAAGCGGGCCGACTATGCCGTCCCGGACCGGCACCTCGGGCTGGTCCCGGCCGGGGAGGACAGCTCGTTGCACGCCGCTGTTGCCGCTCTGGCCCGGGACGCCGCCGAGCGCCTGGACATTGACCGTCTCCTGGCCATCGCCGCCTCCGCCCCGCCCCTCGACGCCCCGCTCCAGAGCACCGAGCCTTCGCCGGCGCCGGCCGCCGGCGCCCCGCGCATCGGGGTCGTCCGCGACCGGGCTTTTACCTTCTACTACCCGGAGAACCTGGAGGCCCTCCAGAGCGCCGGGGCCGCACTGGTTTACATCGACGCCCTGCTCGATCCCGCGCTCCCGCCGGTGGACGGCCTCTATATCGGCGGGGGCTTCCCGGAGGTCTTCGCCGGGGAGCTGGAGGCCAACGCCGGGCTGCGCGAAGCCATCCGCCGGGCGGCCGCCGAAGGCATGCCGGTCTACGCCGAGTGCGGAGGGCTGATGTACCTTGGCGAGGCGCTGACCTGGAAGGGGCGGCGTTACGCCATGGCCGGGGCCCTGCCGCTGGAGGTCGACCTGGACGAAAAACCGCGCGGCCACGGTTACATGCTCTGCGCGGTGGAGGAAGAGAACCCCTTCTTCCCGCAAGGCGCCCTCGTCCGGGGGCATGAGTTCCACCATTCCTCCGTCACGGTCCTGGACCGGGGCCGCGTGCGGCTGGCGCTGCAGGTGCGGCGGGGTTACGGCATCGACGGGCGGCGTGACGGGGCCGTCTTCCGGAACGTCTTCGCCGCCTACAACCACATCCATGCCCTGGGCGTGCCCGAGTGGGCGCCGCGGTTCGTGGAAGCGGCGCGCTCCTACCGGGCGGCCCGCGAAAGGACGGTATGCCACTTTGGCGGCTAA
- the cutA gene encoding divalent-cation tolerance protein CutA, whose product MAAKLVYITAGSEDEARRIARGLVERRLAACANVIPRIRSFYRWDGRLCEDDEAVVIAKTTDALAERLVAAVKELHSYEVPAVLVLDVERGYPPFLEWLAGEVRP is encoded by the coding sequence TTGGCGGCTAAACTCGTATACATCACGGCGGGAAGCGAGGACGAGGCCCGCCGGATTGCCCGGGGCCTCGTCGAGCGGCGCCTGGCGGCCTGCGCCAACGTCATCCCCCGCATCCGCTCCTTCTACCGGTGGGACGGCCGGCTCTGCGAGGATGACGAGGCGGTCGTCATCGCCAAGACCACCGACGCCCTGGCGGAGCGGCTCGTGGCCGCGGTGAAGGAACTGCACAGTTACGAGGTGCCGGCGGTGCTCGTACTCGACGTTGAGCGCGGTTACCCGCCCTTCCTGGAGTGGCTCGCCGGTGAGGTCCGCCCGTGA
- a CDS encoding magnesium transporter CorA family protein — protein sequence MIKTYCYHAESAGILHDIKLDGTGLLAGEENLLWVDLFNFTETEINRVARVFGFHPLTVEDCLTYSPRAKIDRYEGYHFFTLHAIRYEEDSDEEITLEQLNIYLGPNYVVTLHRRTLPPLGRIARDCLANNLEGMRHGPDHFLFAILGGLIDQYFPILERVDERIDEIEDRMYDRRNQEVTEEFLSLKRTILAMRRAILPQKRMLTGANGKLPFPMAEENVPFYLDLVDHIERITDSVDSFKDLVDGAMATYNSIISARTAHTMRILTVISTIFMPLTFLTGFFGMNVPLPGQHTLWSTVVIAAGLLGVSIWMYAVFRLNKWI from the coding sequence ATGATCAAGACCTACTGCTACCATGCCGAAAGCGCCGGCATCCTGCACGATATCAAACTGGACGGCACCGGACTCCTGGCGGGCGAAGAGAACCTCTTGTGGGTCGACCTTTTCAACTTCACGGAGACCGAGATCAACAGGGTGGCCCGCGTCTTCGGTTTCCACCCGTTGACCGTCGAGGACTGCTTGACTTACAGCCCCCGGGCGAAGATCGACCGCTACGAGGGCTACCACTTTTTCACGCTGCACGCCATCCGTTACGAAGAGGACAGCGACGAGGAAATCACCCTTGAGCAGTTGAATATTTACCTGGGGCCCAACTACGTCGTCACCCTGCACCGGCGGACCCTGCCGCCCCTGGGCCGCATCGCCCGGGACTGCCTGGCCAACAACCTGGAGGGCATGCGGCACGGGCCGGACCATTTCCTGTTCGCCATCCTGGGGGGGCTGATCGACCAGTATTTCCCCATCCTGGAACGGGTGGACGAGCGCATCGACGAGATCGAGGACCGGATGTACGACCGGCGCAACCAGGAGGTCACCGAGGAGTTCCTCTCCCTGAAGCGCACCATCCTGGCCATGCGCCGTGCGATCCTGCCCCAGAAGCGCATGCTCACCGGCGCCAACGGGAAGCTGCCCTTTCCGATGGCCGAGGAAAACGTTCCCTTTTACCTGGACCTGGTGGACCACATCGAGCGCATCACCGACTCCGTGGACTCCTTCAAGGACCTGGTGGACGGGGCGATGGCGACCTACAACTCCATCATCAGCGCCCGTACGGCGCACACCATGCGCATCCTGACGGTGATCTCGACGATCTTCATGCCGTTGACCTTCCTCACGGGTTTCTTCGGCATGAACGTCCCGCTGCCCGGGCAGCACACGCTCTGGTCGACCGTGGTCATCGCCGCCGGCCTGCTCGGGGTGTCAATCTGGATGTACGCCGTTTTCCGCCTGAACAAGTGGATCTAA
- the sleB gene encoding spore cortex-lytic enzyme encodes MEYKRKAVTALAALVVAAACFLVPAERAWAEPTLHWGAKGYQVQRVQQRLAAWGYYRGPIDGAYGFRTWRAVRSFQAGNGLAVTGTVDDRTWRALGLADPVTRTAPATSGRGTGWDIWLLARVIQGEAGAEPFIGKVAVGAVIMNRVRSASFPNTIAGVVFQGAAFESVLNGLIWRVPVSLESLRAAQLALSGWDPTGGATFFWNPYKPVSPWIWTRRIVTQIGRHVFGR; translated from the coding sequence GTGGAGTATAAGCGAAAAGCTGTAACCGCCCTGGCGGCCCTGGTGGTCGCCGCGGCGTGCTTCCTGGTGCCGGCCGAGCGGGCCTGGGCCGAACCGACCCTGCACTGGGGCGCGAAGGGCTACCAGGTGCAGCGCGTGCAGCAGCGCCTGGCGGCCTGGGGCTACTACCGCGGCCCCATCGACGGGGCCTACGGCTTCCGTACCTGGCGGGCGGTGCGGAGTTTTCAGGCCGGAAACGGCCTTGCCGTCACCGGCACCGTCGACGACCGGACCTGGCGCGCGCTGGGCCTGGCGGACCCGGTGACGCGGACGGCCCCGGCGACCTCGGGCCGCGGGACGGGGTGGGACATCTGGCTTCTCGCCCGGGTCATCCAGGGGGAGGCGGGCGCCGAACCCTTTATCGGCAAGGTGGCGGTCGGGGCGGTGATCATGAACAGGGTGCGGAGCGCTTCCTTCCCGAACACCATCGCCGGGGTGGTCTTCCAGGGGGCCGCCTTTGAATCCGTGTTAAACGGCCTGATCTGGCGCGTTCCGGTCTCGCTGGAGTCCCTTCGCGCCGCGCAGTTGGCCCTGTCCGGCTGGGACCCCACCGGCGGCGCGACCTTTTTCTGGAACCCCTATAAGCCTGTCTCGCCCTGGATCTGGACGAGGAGGATCGTGACCCAGATCGGCCGCCATGTATTCGGACGCTGA
- the nfi gene encoding deoxyribonuclease V (cleaves DNA at apurinic or apyrimidinic sites), whose amino-acid sequence MNTGGSCWPETVAEARALQEALRSRLVVGGAPDLDSVGLVAGADVSFSRVANRVYAAVVVLTYPGLAEVDVATAEGDATFPYVPGFLVYREGPVLERAFAALSRMPDVVLFDGHGLAHPRRLGIASHFGILLDRPTVGVAKSRLVGEFEDPGPEPGDTAPLIDRGEPVGCVLRTKRGVRPVFVSVGHRIGLEQAVDLALSCCRGYRLPEPTRLAHLRSNACRKSNGG is encoded by the coding sequence GTGAACACGGGGGGCAGCTGCTGGCCGGAGACCGTCGCCGAGGCCCGCGCGCTGCAGGAGGCCTTGCGGTCGCGGCTGGTCGTGGGAGGCGCGCCGGACCTCGACAGCGTCGGCCTGGTCGCCGGGGCCGACGTGTCCTTCTCCCGCGTCGCCAACCGGGTCTATGCGGCGGTGGTCGTGCTCACCTATCCCGGCCTGGCCGAGGTGGACGTCGCCACCGCCGAAGGCGACGCCACCTTCCCTTACGTGCCCGGCTTTTTGGTTTACCGCGAGGGGCCGGTCCTGGAGCGGGCCTTTGCCGCCCTGAGCCGCATGCCCGACGTGGTCCTCTTCGACGGCCACGGCCTGGCCCACCCGCGCCGCCTGGGCATCGCCAGCCACTTCGGCATCCTCCTCGACCGGCCCACCGTCGGGGTCGCCAAGTCACGGCTGGTCGGGGAGTTCGAAGACCCGGGGCCGGAGCCGGGCGACACCGCCCCCCTGATCGACAGGGGGGAACCGGTGGGATGCGTCCTGCGCACCAAGCGCGGCGTACGCCCGGTCTTCGTTTCGGTCGGCCACCGCATCGGCCTGGAACAGGCCGTGGACCTCGCCCTGTCCTGCTGCCGGGGCTACCGCCTGCCCGAGCCGACCCGCCTGGCGCACCTCCGGTCAAACGCCTGCCGAAAGTCCAACGGGGGGTAA
- a CDS encoding (Fe-S)-binding protein gives MAKNLEAPPGKDEWIARFGGKTGGKLMDAPPMFDVKLRTTKKATDKVLSQLGVIPVPDDQKVEMAIKYLDDFRKKVRSFVMAMESCVKCGLCAENCHTYLGTHDPNNIPANRADLIRKVYKRYFTVQGRLFGGLVGAEDLTPEMLEKWYSYFYQCSECRRCGHVCPFGIDTCEVTMVGRQILYNLGIVPQLHGATDVAILNTGNHMGLTKAGIEDTLEFLAEEIEEDYGVKLEFPVDKPESDILYVPSSADFMLNADTLKGAAMFFKYVGANWTISSRITEAGNFGYLSDQTRIQRELVTRTMTEAARLGCSKIVWGECGHGWRAAKMYIPTMADLPQVKRIPVTHIHDEVVAYIKAGQLKLDPTRISQPVTLHDPCNYVRACGLCDNMRVIIRAVTTDFREMKPNREQNFCCGGGSGILFDDPEMYEFRIMASNRKAEQIRETGAEILCAPCSICKAQFYPMVKEHKLGVEVKGLIDLVGKALVWD, from the coding sequence GTGGCTAAGAATTTGGAAGCACCGCCAGGAAAAGATGAATGGATCGCCCGCTTCGGCGGGAAGACCGGCGGCAAGCTCATGGATGCGCCGCCTATGTTCGACGTCAAGCTGAGAACCACGAAGAAGGCCACCGACAAGGTCCTGTCCCAGCTGGGGGTCATTCCGGTTCCCGACGACCAGAAAGTCGAGATGGCCATCAAGTACCTGGACGACTTCCGCAAGAAGGTCCGCTCCTTTGTGATGGCCATGGAGTCCTGCGTGAAGTGCGGTCTCTGCGCGGAGAACTGCCATACCTACCTCGGCACGCATGACCCGAACAATATCCCGGCCAACCGCGCCGACCTGATCCGGAAGGTCTACAAGCGTTACTTCACGGTTCAGGGCCGTCTTTTCGGCGGCCTGGTGGGGGCCGAGGACCTGACCCCGGAGATGCTGGAGAAGTGGTACAGCTACTTCTACCAGTGTTCGGAGTGCCGCCGCTGCGGCCACGTCTGCCCGTTCGGCATCGACACCTGCGAGGTGACCATGGTCGGGCGGCAGATCCTCTATAACCTGGGGATTGTGCCTCAGCTCCACGGGGCGACCGACGTCGCCATCCTGAACACCGGTAACCACATGGGCCTGACCAAGGCCGGTATCGAGGACACCCTTGAGTTCCTGGCCGAGGAGATCGAGGAGGACTACGGCGTCAAGCTGGAGTTCCCGGTCGACAAGCCGGAGTCGGATATCCTTTACGTGCCTTCGTCGGCCGACTTTATGCTCAACGCGGACACCCTGAAGGGCGCCGCGATGTTCTTCAAGTATGTCGGCGCGAATTGGACCATCTCCAGCCGCATCACCGAGGCCGGCAACTTCGGGTATCTCTCCGACCAGACCCGCATCCAGCGCGAACTGGTCACCCGGACCATGACCGAGGCCGCCCGGCTCGGGTGCTCCAAGATCGTCTGGGGCGAGTGCGGCCACGGCTGGCGGGCGGCGAAGATGTACATCCCGACGATGGCGGACCTGCCGCAGGTCAAGCGTATCCCGGTCACGCATATCCACGATGAGGTAGTGGCATACATTAAGGCCGGACAGCTGAAGCTGGACCCGACCCGGATCAGCCAGCCGGTCACCCTGCACGACCCCTGCAACTACGTGCGGGCATGCGGGCTGTGTGACAACATGCGCGTGATCATCCGCGCCGTCACCACCGATTTCCGTGAAATGAAGCCCAACCGCGAGCAGAACTTCTGTTGCGGCGGCGGATCCGGTATCCTCTTCGACGACCCTGAGATGTACGAGTTCCGCATTATGGCTTCGAACAGAAAGGCCGAACAGATCCGGGAGACCGGGGCCGAGATCCTCTGCGCTCCCTGCTCCATCTGCAAGGCCCAGTTCTACCCGATGGTGAAGGAGCACAAGCTGGGCGTCGAGGTCAAGGGCCTGATCGATTTGGTCGGCAAGGCACTGGTATGGGACTGA
- the ypeB gene encoding germination protein YpeB translates to MQRRWMLPAALSLLLLVAVSAWGFDQSRTRQGVETALNNQYQRAFYETLNHVQGLQVMLGKSLVTETEPLNTAVFADIWRQALMAQASLAQLPVTDVTLVRTTKFLNQVGDYANSLMRSAALGREPSEDHYATLKRLYDQAAVLNRQLHEVEQDVQKQGLGFWAIREQIRARSALRKPAPVNPGEDDFQALNREMEVYPTLIYDGPFSDHLERRTPLGLPEERISAAEARTRALKAVDRRQGITYTARVTGSTRGLLESYRVEITGKRQGGDEIIVADLTKQGGETVWYLSSRPIGAARISVAEAQARAERFLAARGRANTTPTFHQRQWNTVVYNFAGLKDGVVLYPDLVKVTVALDNGQVVGLEQAGWLMMHHPRADLKPKLSEAEARKKLSSNLQVTASRLAVIPTDGGKEILTWEFRGTAGGNTYLVYINAENGREEKILELVGQPQGTLTM, encoded by the coding sequence GTGCAAAGACGCTGGATGTTGCCGGCCGCCCTGAGCCTGCTCCTCCTGGTCGCGGTTTCGGCCTGGGGCTTTGACCAGTCCCGTACCCGCCAGGGCGTGGAGACCGCGCTCAATAACCAATACCAACGGGCCTTCTATGAGACGCTGAACCATGTCCAGGGCCTGCAGGTCATGCTCGGCAAGAGCCTGGTAACCGAAACAGAGCCCTTGAACACAGCCGTTTTTGCCGATATCTGGCGCCAGGCGCTGATGGCCCAGGCCAGCCTGGCCCAGCTGCCTGTCACCGACGTAACCCTCGTCCGGACCACCAAGTTTCTCAACCAGGTCGGCGATTACGCCAACAGCCTGATGCGCTCGGCCGCCCTCGGGCGGGAGCCGTCCGAGGACCACTACGCGACGCTCAAGCGTCTGTACGACCAGGCGGCCGTCCTGAACCGCCAGCTTCACGAGGTCGAGCAGGACGTACAGAAACAGGGCCTGGGGTTCTGGGCCATCCGGGAGCAGATACGGGCCCGGTCGGCCTTGCGCAAGCCGGCGCCGGTGAACCCGGGCGAGGATGACTTCCAGGCCCTCAACCGGGAGATGGAGGTCTATCCAACCCTGATCTATGACGGGCCCTTCTCGGACCACCTGGAGCGCCGGACACCGCTTGGGCTGCCGGAGGAGAGAATCAGCGCCGCCGAGGCGCGCACCCGCGCCCTGAAGGCCGTCGACCGCCGGCAGGGCATCACCTATACGGCCCGGGTGACCGGCTCGACCCGCGGCCTCTTGGAGTCCTACCGGGTTGAAATCACCGGCAAGCGCCAGGGAGGTGACGAGATCATTGTCGCCGACCTTACCAAGCAAGGCGGGGAGACGGTCTGGTACCTCTCCAGCCGCCCGATCGGCGCGGCGCGGATCTCCGTCGCCGAGGCCCAGGCCCGGGCGGAACGCTTCCTGGCCGCCCGCGGGCGGGCGAACACCACCCCCACCTTCCACCAGCGCCAGTGGAACACGGTGGTCTACAACTTCGCCGGCCTGAAGGACGGAGTCGTTCTTTACCCGGACCTGGTGAAGGTTACCGTCGCCCTGGACAACGGCCAGGTGGTGGGTTTGGAGCAGGCCGGCTGGCTGATGATGCACCACCCGCGGGCCGACCTGAAGCCGAAGCTGTCCGAGGCCGAGGCGCGGAAGAAGCTCAGCTCCAACCTGCAGGTCACGGCCTCCCGCCTGGCGGTGATCCCTACCGACGGGGGCAAGGAGATACTCACCTGGGAGTTCCGGGGCACGGCCGGCGGGAACACCTACCTGGTCTATATCAACGCCGAAAACGGGCGGGAGGAGAAAATCCTGGAGCTGGTCGGGCAACCCCAGGGCACGCTGACGATGTAA
- a CDS encoding respiratory nitrate reductase subunit gamma gives MEVFVGQVMPYITVAIFLGGITWRIWRWMIPRIVHNITLSPFASNWVEAVLHPVIQLLTMWNVLKFDRGLWPGAFLLHFALINVLGGHVVGFYTLGEQFNWVAPRIITAEQSTAASDFLGTMFGLIFLLALVWLLYRRFAVEKVKAVSATSDYLHLVLLITIACIGNYMRLVPEAHMTYAEVREFLAGLFLFQPLPFPDNAFFLYHFLFVQILMIVFPFSKLMHTFGMFWERWIVNRPYKEWPVGLPGVQVPLQK, from the coding sequence ATGGAGGTCTTCGTCGGCCAGGTAATGCCTTACATTACCGTGGCCATCTTCCTCGGCGGCATCACGTGGCGCATCTGGCGCTGGATGATCCCGAGGATCGTACACAACATCACCCTGTCACCTTTCGCCAGCAACTGGGTGGAGGCCGTCCTGCACCCGGTGATCCAGCTTTTGACCATGTGGAACGTCCTGAAGTTCGACCGCGGGCTGTGGCCGGGCGCTTTCCTGCTCCATTTCGCGTTGATCAACGTCCTGGGCGGGCACGTCGTCGGTTTCTATACCCTCGGCGAGCAGTTCAACTGGGTCGCGCCGCGCATCATCACCGCCGAGCAGAGCACAGCGGCGTCCGATTTCCTGGGCACCATGTTCGGTCTGATTTTCCTCCTTGCGCTCGTATGGCTCCTGTACCGCCGCTTCGCCGTCGAGAAGGTCAAGGCGGTTTCCGCCACCAGCGACTACCTGCACCTGGTGCTGCTGATCACCATCGCCTGCATCGGCAACTACATGCGTCTCGTCCCCGAGGCGCACATGACCTACGCCGAGGTGCGGGAATTCCTGGCCGGCCTGTTCCTCTTCCAACCGCTGCCGTTCCCGGATAACGCGTTCTTCCTGTATCACTTCCTGTTCGTGCAGATCCTGATGATCGTCTTCCCGTTCTCCAAGCTGATGCACACCTTCGGCATGTTCTGGGAACGGTGGATCGTCAACCGCCCGTACAAGGAATGGCCCGTGGGCCTGCCCGGTGTGCAGGTCCCCTTACAGAAGTAG